The Agromyces sp. 3263 DNA segment AGGTCGCCGAGCGTCGCCGTGAGGAAGATCGCCGCGCCGAAGATGAGCCCGAACCACCAGGTGTTGTCGAGCATCAGCGTGGACAGGAGCAGTCCGGCCAGCACGCTCGCCGCCGCTCCCCCGGCGAAGCCCTCCCAGGTCTTCTTGGGGCTGATGACGGGGGCCATCGGATGCTTGCCGAACATGAGCCCGAACGCGTAGGCACCGACATCCGCCGCCACCGCGATGATGATGAACGCCAGCGTCCACCACTGCCCGCCGTCGGCCGCCGTGAGCACCACGGTGAAGGTCGCGAGGAGCACCACATAGCCCTGCACGAACGCGCCGGCGGCGAGATCGCGGATGAGGCTTGCGCCGGTGCGCCGCTGGGCGGGGAGCAATTGCTCGACGAGCCGCCAGGCCGTCACGAGCACGATCCCGCCGAGCACGGCGAGGAACTGGCCGCCGGCCCCGAAGTAGTACGACACCGGGATGGCGATCACCCCGGCCGCGACGGTCGGGATGCGCGGGACGTGGAAGTCGCCCTTCCGGAGTGCCTGCGCCAACTCGTAGGTCGCGAAGCCGGCCAGCGGCAGGGCGAACACCATGAACAGCTCTTTGATCACGAGCAGGCTCAGCAGGAGCGCCCCGCCGAACGCGAGCCCGATCAGGATCGCGAGGATCAGGTTGCGGCCGGTGCGAGCCTGGATCTTCTCCTGCGCCTGGTCGAACTGCGCCTTGGACGCCTCGAACTGCCGCTCGAGATCGGCCCTGCGAGCCTGCACCTGCGCCTTGAAGTCGTCTCGGGATGACCGGTCATGCCCTCCGGCGTCCGACTCGTCATCTCCCCCTGGAACGCCCGACATGGTGTTCCCTCAGACCTCGAGGAGTTCGGCTTCCTTGCGCTTCAGCGCGTCGTCGATCGCGTCGACGTTCGTCTTCGTGAGCTGCTCGAGCTCCTTCTCGGCGCGCGAGACCTCGTCGTCGCCGACCTCGCCCTTGAGGCCGTCGAGGTCGTCCTTCGCCTTACGACGGATGTTGCGCACCGACACGCGCGCGTCCTCCGCCTTGGAGCGCACGATCTTGACGTACTCCCGGCGACGCTCCTCGGTCAGCTCGGGCAGCGTGACGCGAACGATGTTGCCATCGTTCGTCGGGTTCGCGCCGAGGTTCGGCGTGTCGCGGATCGCCTGCTCGATGTCCTTCAGCGCGCTCTTGTCGTAGGGCGTCACGACGAGGGTGCGGGCCTCGGGGTTCTGCAGCGACGCGAGCTGCGAGAGCGGGGTCGGCGTGCCGTAGTAGCTCACCATGATCTTCTGGAAGAGCTGGGGGTTCGCCCGCCCGGTTCGCACCGAGGCGAAGTCATCCTTCGCGACTTCGACGGCCTTGTGCATGCGTGCAGTGGCATCGGACAGTACATCCGCGATCACGGGGGCTCCTTCTGTTCGCTACTCGGGACAGTCTATCGAGTGGAGACGGGCACGCCGTTGCTGACGATGGTGCCGAGTTCGGCGCCGAGGATCGCCGCCGTGACGTTGCCTCGCGGTTCCATGCCGAAGACCTGCATGGGCATGCCGTTGTCCATGCAGAGGCTGAACGCCGTCGAATCCACGACCTTGAGGCCCCGCTGGAGCGCCTCCTGGTAGCTGATGCGGTCGATCTTGTGCGCGTCGGGGTTGGTGCGAGGGTCGTCGGAGTAGACGCCGTCGACGCCGTTCTTGGCGACGAGCACGACGTCGGCATCGATCTCGAGCGCTCGCTGTGCGGCGACCGTGTCGGTGGAGAAGTACGGGAGCCCCGCTCCGGCGCCGAAGATGACGACGCGACCCTTCTCGAGGTGGCGTTCGGCACGGCGCGGGATGTAGGGTTCCGCCACCTGGGTCATCGAGATGGCGGACTGCACGCGGGTCTCGGCGCCGGCCTGCTCGAGGAAGTCCTGCAGCGCCAGGGAGTTCATGACGGTCCCGAGCATGCCCATGTAGTCGGCACGACCGCGGTCCATGCCACGCTGCGAGAGCTCGGCGCCGCGGAAGAAGTTGCCGCCGCCGACGACGATCGCGATCTCGACCGTGCGCGCCGCATCCGCGATCTCGCGCGCCAGCGAGCTCACGACGTCGGGATTGACCCCGAGCTGCCCTCCACCGAACGCCTCACCCGAGAGCTTCAGCATCACCCTGCGCCTGCGATCCGTCATCCTCGCCCCAATCCTTCGTGCCCGTGTCAAAACTAGTGGTTCGCCGACCTCGGCGCAGTGCCGGTGCCGGATGTCGCGCGGCCGTGCTGTTCGACGGGCGCGTCGCCCGCGGCATCCGCGCATGGAAAAGGGAGCCCGGATCGCCGATGCGATCCGGGCTCCCTCACGATGTGCTACGCGCCGACCTTGAAGCGAGCGAAGTCGCTCACGGTGAGGCCTGCGTCGGAGAGGACCTTGCTCACGGACAGCTTGTTGTCCTTCGCGTAGTCCTGCTCGAGCAGGGCGACCTGCTTGAAGTAGGCGCCGACGCGACCCTCGATGATCTTCGGGAGGGCGGCCTCGGGCTTACCCTCCTCACGCGAGATCTGCTCGACGATCGAACGCTCCTTCTCGACGGACTCCGCCGGGACGTCCTCACGGGTGAGGTACTCGGGGTTCGCGAACGAGATGTGCTGCGCCACCGAGCGAGCGGTCTCCGCGTCGTCGCCGGCGTAGCCGAGCACGACGCCGACCTGCGGGGGCAGGTCCTTCGACGTCTTGTGCAGGTAGATCGAGAAGTGCTCACCCGTGACGAGGCGGATGCGGCGGAGCTCGACCTTCTCGCCGAGGATCGCCGCCTCCTCGCTGATCACGTCGGCGACGGTCTTGCCCTCGGCCGGCGCGGCCAGGGCGGCCTCGACGGTCGCGGCGCGCGCGGCGGCCACTGCGGCCAGCACGCGGTCGGCGAGGCCGACGAACTTGTCGCCCTTGGCGACGAAGTCGGTCTCGCAGGCGAGCTCGATCATCGTCGCGGTGCCGTCGCCGTTGTCGACGGCGGCGACGAGGCCCTCAGCGGTGGAGCGGTCGGCGCGCTTGGCATTGCCCTTCGCGCCCTTCAGGCGGAGGATCTCGACCGCCTTGTCCATGTCGCCGTCGGCCTCGACGAGTGCGTTCTTCGTGTCGACCATGCCGGTGCCGAGGCGCTCGCGCAGGTTCTTGACGTCTTCGAGTGTGAAGTTGGCCATAGTGGGATGTCTCCTGGACTCGTGGTCGTAGGTGGAGTGGGTTACTTGGTCTCGTCGGCCTCGACGGCGGCCTCTGCGGCAGCAGCGCCCTCGACGTCGGCCTCGGACTCGGTCGTCGCCTCGACGACCTCGTCGATCGAGACGGCCTCGGCGACCTCGGCGACCTCTTCGGCCTCAGCGGTGGCGCCATCGACCTTGTCGGTCTCGGGCGACGACTGCTCGGGCGTCTGCGCCTGGAGGAGCTCCTGCTCCCACTCGGCGAGCGGCTCGACGGCCGACACGTTGCCCTCGGCCTCGGGCTTCTGGTGGCGCTCGATGAGACCCTCGGCTGCGGCGTCGGCGATGATGCGGGTGAGCAGGCTCACCGAGCGGATCGCGTCGTCGTTGCCCGGGATCGGGTACTGGACCTCGTCGGGGTCGCAGTTGGTGTCGAGGATGCCGATGACGGGGATGCCGAGCTTCTTCGCCTCGTCGATCGCGAGGTGCTCCTTCTTGGTGTCGACCACCCAGAGGGCCGACGGCGTCTTCGACAGGTTGCGGATGCCGCCGAGCGACTTGTGCAGCTTGTCGAGCTCGCGCTTCTTGATGAGGAGCTCCTTCTTGGTGAAGCCGCTCGTGGTGCCCTCGAAGTCGAGTTCCTCGAGCTCCTTCATGCGCGCGAGGCGCTTGGAGACCGTGGTGAAGTTGGTGAGGAGGCCGCCGAGCCAGCGCTGGTTCACGTAGGGCTGGCCGACACGGGTCGCCTGCTCGGCGATGGACTCCTGAGCCTGCTTCTTCGTGCCGACGAAGAGGATGGTGCCGCCGTGGGCGACCGTCTCGCGGACGAAGTCGTACGCCTTGTCGATGTAGGCGAGCGACTGCTGCAGGTCGATGATGTAGATGCCGGAACGCTCGGTGAAGATGAACCGCTTCATCTTCGGGTTCCAACGGCGGGTCTGGTGCCCGAAGTGCACGCCGCTGTCGAGCAGCTGGCGGATGGTGACGACGGCCATGAGCCGTACTCCTTTGTTCTCAGTTGACGCTCCGGCCGGCGGCCGTGAGCCCTGGTGCCCGGCACGGCTCCGCCTGCTCGAGCTCGGAGGAACGGGAGCGGGACTGAGTGGAGTCGGTGGCCGAATGGCACGCGTAGTCACCCCGGCAGGCCGAGGTGCTCCCGATACTCTACCATCGGCACTCCCCCTCCCCAACCACGGGCGACGGTCTGCGGAGCCTCCGCGGGTCGGGCGATCACGTCGACCACGTGGACGCCCCCAGGCTGTTCGGATGAGGATTCCCACGTCACGTCGAAGGGTCGGCATCGGACTCGCGCTCACCCTCGCGCTCGCCGCCACACCGGCCGGAACGCTGCCGGTCTCCGCGGTGGAGTCGGAGCAGGACGGCTCAGCCCCCTTGCGGACGGCCGCCGCGCTCGAGGATCCGTGGCGCTGGCCCGTTCCCGCCCCGATCCGGGTGGTCGCGCCATTCCGGGCGCCGGCGGCGCCGTACGCCGCGGGCCACCGAGGCATCGACGTCGCCGCGGACAGCGGTGCACTGGTGGTCGCGCCCGCCGACGGCGTCGTGAGCTTCGCGGGCCCGGTCGTGGACCGCGGGGTCGTCGCCATCGACCACGGCGATGGCCTGGTGAGCGCCATCGAACCCGTCGAGGCGGCTGTGGCGGCGGG contains these protein-coding regions:
- a CDS encoding M23 family metallopeptidase gives rise to the protein MRIPTSRRRVGIGLALTLALAATPAGTLPVSAVESEQDGSAPLRTAAALEDPWRWPVPAPIRVVAPFRAPAAPYAAGHRGIDVAADSGALVVAPADGVVSFAGPVVDRGVVAIDHGDGLVSAIEPVEAAVAAGTIVRAGDIVGRVATGGHCASGCVHFGVRIDGAYVSPFLFLGGLPRAVLLPLDGT
- the tsf gene encoding translation elongation factor Ts; translated protein: MANFTLEDVKNLRERLGTGMVDTKNALVEADGDMDKAVEILRLKGAKGNAKRADRSTAEGLVAAVDNGDGTATMIELACETDFVAKGDKFVGLADRVLAAVAAARAATVEAALAAPAEGKTVADVISEEAAILGEKVELRRIRLVTGEHFSIYLHKTSKDLPPQVGVVLGYAGDDAETARSVAQHISFANPEYLTREDVPAESVEKERSIVEQISREEGKPEAALPKIIEGRVGAYFKQVALLEQDYAKDNKLSVSKVLSDAGLTVSDFARFKVGA
- the frr gene encoding ribosome recycling factor gives rise to the protein MIADVLSDATARMHKAVEVAKDDFASVRTGRANPQLFQKIMVSYYGTPTPLSQLASLQNPEARTLVVTPYDKSALKDIEQAIRDTPNLGANPTNDGNIVRVTLPELTEERRREYVKIVRSKAEDARVSVRNIRRKAKDDLDGLKGEVGDDEVSRAEKELEQLTKTNVDAIDDALKRKEAELLEV
- a CDS encoding phosphatidate cytidylyltransferase is translated as MSGVPGGDDESDAGGHDRSSRDDFKAQVQARRADLERQFEASKAQFDQAQEKIQARTGRNLILAILIGLAFGGALLLSLLVIKELFMVFALPLAGFATYELAQALRKGDFHVPRIPTVAAGVIAIPVSYYFGAGGQFLAVLGGIVLVTAWRLVEQLLPAQRRTGASLIRDLAAGAFVQGYVVLLATFTVVLTAADGGQWWTLAFIIIAVAADVGAYAFGLMFGKHPMAPVISPKKTWEGFAGGAAASVLAGLLLSTLMLDNTWWFGLIFGAAIFLTATLGDLVESLVKRDIGIKDMSSWLPGHGGFLDRLDSILPSAAVAFLAFLVFG
- the pyrH gene encoding UMP kinase translates to MTDRRRRVMLKLSGEAFGGGQLGVNPDVVSSLAREIADAARTVEIAIVVGGGNFFRGAELSQRGMDRGRADYMGMLGTVMNSLALQDFLEQAGAETRVQSAISMTQVAEPYIPRRAERHLEKGRVVIFGAGAGLPYFSTDTVAAQRALEIDADVVLVAKNGVDGVYSDDPRTNPDAHKIDRISYQEALQRGLKVVDSTAFSLCMDNGMPMQVFGMEPRGNVTAAILGAELGTIVSNGVPVSTR
- the rpsB gene encoding 30S ribosomal protein S2; the encoded protein is MAVVTIRQLLDSGVHFGHQTRRWNPKMKRFIFTERSGIYIIDLQQSLAYIDKAYDFVRETVAHGGTILFVGTKKQAQESIAEQATRVGQPYVNQRWLGGLLTNFTTVSKRLARMKELEELDFEGTTSGFTKKELLIKKRELDKLHKSLGGIRNLSKTPSALWVVDTKKEHLAIDEAKKLGIPVIGILDTNCDPDEVQYPIPGNDDAIRSVSLLTRIIADAAAEGLIERHQKPEAEGNVSAVEPLAEWEQELLQAQTPEQSSPETDKVDGATAEAEEVAEVAEAVSIDEVVEATTESEADVEGAAAAEAAVEADETK